A single region of the Garra rufa chromosome 20, GarRuf1.0, whole genome shotgun sequence genome encodes:
- the LOC141294158 gene encoding endothelin-3: MAKVSLIHLGILLFIGLTVAMANGFSSFRQDTLVKNTVKDLTKVSRATPKPVGEAELKPGACYFCQLLKPHRRAKRCTCYSYKDKECVYYCHLDIIWINTPERTVPYGLSSYRGSQRVRRSVEGSVGGQRCVCALHSDQECTAFCSQRGRST; this comes from the exons ATGGCCAAGGTGTCATTAATACATTTGGGAATTTTGCTTTTTATTGGACTAACAGTCGCAATGGCCAACG GATTTTCCTCATTTCGTCAAGACACACTTGTGAAAAACACAGTGAAGGATTTAACCAAAGTATCAAGAGCCACTCCTAAGCCGGTTGGTGAGGCTGAATTAAAACCCGGAGCGTGTTATTTCTGCCAGCTTCTAAAACCACATAGGAGAGCCAAGAGATGCACGTGTTACTCGTACAAAGACAAGGAGTGTGTTTACTACTGTCACCTGGACATCATCTGGATCAACACACCAGA GCGCACTGTCCCATATGGCCTGTCAAGTTATAGAGGCTCCCAGCGGGTACGGCGTTCTGTTGAAGGCAGCGTAGGAGGTCAGCGCTGCGTGTGTGCTTTACACAGTGACCAAGAATGTACAGCTTTCTGCAGTCAGAG GGGAAGGTCAACATGA